A stretch of Plasmodium chabaudi chabaudi strain AS genome assembly, chromosome: 14 DNA encodes these proteins:
- a CDS encoding GAS8-like protein, putative, which translates to MIKSRLKNKKKTQAKNNDTALRKLSATELGKIVKTKKDELNRIIQKKHLLEKKLEEKKDELEAFSKEYTELKNKIELISKGCEEYDEKVDQEKKTIKNKSIFYNFQNADQLKKLENENENLMILINEKHEETMDNLLSYIEEERIHLDYVKNQNFNEINELKTSFGMKIKAIEEIFKKHLEEYDNEQKYELEEIIDNYSIMEKNEIIYLKNLYNDHIKDMNEIYMNMINDYKKYYFNKIRENISKIKLLKNQINELELNDKEAKSGINIHNTENLSMLEKIKTLEGNREILNKALKFYSKDFVMYKNLELIYNENNVYIKNLKGFSQNFKEKILQVEEAFKDLTTNENDNFDDYFENIKNKNTDLKNKVKSLNLDLESLDKELNLYIKEKGIKQEDVITVRKGIDFCIRAYNKEFNNLLYAERKIKKKLKDSTNIYEKKLKDINIKKEN; encoded by the exons atgattAAAAGTAggctaaaaaataaaaagaaaacccAAGCTAAAAACAATGATACCGCATTAAGGAAGTTATCAGCTACAGAATTGGGGAAGATAGTAAAGACAAAAAAGGATGAGCTAAATAGAATAATTCAAAAGAAGCatttattagaaaaaaaacta gaggaaaaaaaagatgagTTAGAAGCCTTCAGTAAAGAGTACactgaattaaaaaataaaatagaacTGATTAGCAAAGGGTGTGAAGAGTATGATGAAAAGGTAGAtcaggaaaaaaaaacgataaAGAATAagtcaattttttataattttcaaaatgcGGACCAGCTAAAGAAATTGGAAAATGAAAACGAAAATCTTATGATCttaattaatgaaaaacatGAAGAGACAATGGACAATCTATTAAGTTACATAGAAGAAGAACGAATTCATCTagattatgtaaaaaatcaaaactttaatgaaataaacgAGTTAAAGACATCCTTTGGCATG aaaataaaggCAATCgaagaaatatttaaaaagcaTTTAGAAGAATATGATAATGagcaaaaatatgaacTGGAAGAAATTATAGATAATTATAGtattatggaaaaaaatgaaataatatatttaaaaaatttatataatgacCATATTAAAGATAtgaatgaaatatatatgaatatgattaatgattataaaaaatattattttaataaaattagagAAAACATaagcaaaataaaactatTAAAAAACCAAATAAACGAGTTGGAACTAAATGATAAGGAAGCTAAAAGTGGGATAAATATCCACAACACCGAAAATTTATCTATgcttgaaaaaataaaaacattggAAGGAAACAG ggaaattttaaataaagccTTAAAGTTTTATTCAAAAGATTTCGTAATGTATAAAAACTTAGAATTGATTTATAATGAGAACAATGTgtacattaaaaatttgaaaggGTTTTCTCAAAATTTCAAGGAGAAAATATTGCAAGTTGAAGAGGCTTTTAAAGATTTAACgacaaatgaaaatgacaattttgatgattattttgaaaatattaaaaataaaaacacggatttgaaaaataaagtaaagAGTCTTAATTTGGATTTGGAATCTCTAGATAAAGAGTTaaacttatatataaaagaaaaaggcATAAAACAGGAAGATGTTATAACAGTTAGAAAGGGAATAGACTTTTGCATACGcgcatataataaagagTTTAATAACTTGTTATATGctgaaagaaaaattaaaaagaaacTGAAAGACAgtacaaatatttatgaaaaaaaactaaaagatattaatataaaaaaggaaaattaa
- a CDS encoding protein farnesyltransferase subunit alpha, putative: MEKLNAYAKKFNINYRESLDGLNISLLNNPVFKSMGSKKFDIDMNDIEEEIQKHEINLEHTPDENWSKNKSKINILNIHYNDNQKLLYSLLAFLIENKIYSFKGYIISTFVIKINTSYYSAWIYRRKCLKRLNLNYLNELEYTRFIISENIKSFQSWYHRRWLVEYIYKSNLKKNRKTNDQKEQNDVTQVGKPIDEEMKKNDFQTEKDVYYNGDDLFDDEQNFLSSDEDICSIHSSNENHHESVFMSNLENSDLEIEKEDVLYENLKDIIDDSTFFKNSLHKNEETQINIDEFLYKELLYTNCHIFLDTKNYNSWAHKTWLLNKFSMLTKNKHIYDKYNILLHEYNYINYFLKCDIYNNSVWVYRHFIFTKLKHIKDINKLEKEIIFCLNYGMQFYDNEALFSYFINMLLKYIKLCQKIKKLPPTESKTNKEITSLEETSAYNIFEIPIVNFVKNNLTKLAAKSKSVLLFLAQLYAYNGSHYEEAQCYKHLEKNDNFNDFIWTNIIEQISE; encoded by the exons atggaaaaactAAATGCGTACGCTAAAAagtttaatattaattataggGAAAGCTTGGATGGTCTAAATATTTCTCTTTTGAATAATCCTGTATTCAAATCAATGGgaagtaaaaaatttgatattGATATGAATGATATAGAAGAGGAAATACAAAAacatgaaataaatttggaACACACGCCTGACGAAAATTGGTCAAAGAACAAATcaaagataaatatattaaacatacattataatgataatcAGAAATTACTTTATTCTTTATTAGCTTTTTTAATAgagaataaaatttattccTTCAAAGGCTATATAATATCAACATTTgtaatcaaaataaatacttcATATTATAGCGCTTGGATATATAGAAGGAAATGTTTGAAAAggttaaatttaaattatttgaatgaGTTAGAATACACACGATTTATAATtagtgaaaatataaaaagctTCCAAAGTTGGTATCATAGAAGATGGCTAGtcgaatatatttacaaatctaatttgaaaaaaaacagaaaaaCGAATGACCAAAAAGAGCAAAACGATGTTACACAAGTTGGCAAACCAATTGACgaagaaatgaaaaaaaatgattttcaAACGGAGAAAgatgtatattataatggCGATGACTTATTTGATGATGAACAAAATTTCTTATCTAGTGATGAAGACATTTGTAGCATTCATTCATCAAATGAGAATCATCATGAAAGTGTATTTATGAgtaatttagaaaatagtGATCTTGAAATTGAGAAAGAAGatgttttatatgaaaatttaaaagacATAATTGATGATAGtaccttttttaaaaactctttacataaaaacgaagaaacacaaattaatattgatgaatttttatacaaagAATTGTTATATACTAATTGTCACATATTTCTtgatacaaaaaattataactcTTGGGCACATAAAACTTGGCTATTAAATAAGTTTTCAATgcttacaaaaaataaacatatttatgataagtataatatattattacatgaatataattatataaattattttttaaaatgtgatatttataataattctgTATGGGTATATagacattttatttttaccaaattaaagcatataaaagatataaataaattggaaaaagaaattatattcTGCTTAAATTATGGTATGCAATTTTATGACAATGAAGCGCTATTTAGCTACTTTATTAACATGCTTTTAAAATACATTAAGTTATGccaaaagataaaaaaattgccaCCCACTGAAtcaaaaacaaataaagaaataacaTCATTAGAGGAAACTAGTgcatataacatttttgaaataCCCATTGTTAActttgttaaaaataatttaacaaaattggCAGCAAAGTCAAAATCCGTCCTGTTATTTCTAGCCCAACTTTATGCATACAATGGATCTCACTATGAGGAAGCACAa tGCTATAAACATCTCGAGAAAAACGACAATTTCAACGATTTTATATGGACCAATATAATTGAACAAATTTCAGAAtga
- a CDS encoding sulfhydryl oxidase, putative encodes MKIYGYIFSILFIVPSLVLKTWASDHLDICKKGEVVLKDFWDKLNNIKHGEILFINIKNYYCPACNKYMDTWNRLERDVLNFEKNVSMFVFDCSCTIFHPYCRLFQIKYFPTFRLLYPIYDKINDSPEYKYLSPNTKIGNEIYTGNLLLAYNEVERVNKLEEFQILLQTYLCNNVNFNNIDIKSCYYDILPPVIDDNAPNNFPFSEIYNNSIGNNRDETEEEKEKIRLLEKWNSNVNNKEYMKHDIIKGLLFTLKKYISLSVDISKETIEPYINMLQIVEHIYPDLAPALTAIAEKLESFNYPIPHAEWVKLVNKESDDEEASVFFIDGYDIDVDNVQKFKVCDNNSVLCTYWLLYHKISVYCLLHDKKEYSYYLESITNYTKNYLNCRNCISHFLKAQKFCHYGFCNIHSAESFVIFLWRIHNSVTLRTTYDHIISDIRLDLLSKSKQIKFLHKDIVFPSEKQCNYCRNNIGFTKVTPNRINEMLNDVPYSSKDFDAVDAFNIMYILQYLVEIYS; translated from the coding sequence atgaagatatatggatatatttttagcaTCCTATTCATAGTGCCAAGTTTGGTGCTAAAGACATGGGCCAGTGATCATTTAGATATTTGCAAAAAGGGTGAAGTAGTGTTAAAAGATTTTTGGGATAaactaaataatattaaacatGGGGagatattatttataaatataaaaaattattattgtccAGCAtgcaataaatatatggataCATGGAATAGACTTGAAAGAGATGTTTTAAATttcgaaaaaaatgtatctATGTTTGTATTTGATTGCTCATGTACTATATTTCATCCATATTGCCGattatttcaaataaaatattttcctaCATTTCGATTATTATACccaatatatgataaaataaatgattcCCCtgaatacaaatatttatcacctaatacaaaaattggaaatgaaatatatacagGAAATTTGCTACTTGCTTATAATGAAGTTGAAAGagtaaataaattagaagaattccaaattttattacaaacatatttatgtaataatgttaattttaataacataGACATAAAATCATGTTACTATGATATATTGCCCCCTGTAATTGATGACAATGCACCTAATAATTTCCCATTCAGcgaaatttataataatagtattgGAAATAATCGTGATGAAActgaagaagaaaaagaaaaaatacgGTTACTAGAAAAATGGAATAGtaatgttaataataaagaatatatgaagcatgatataataaaaggaTTACTAtttacattaaaaaaatatatttcactAAGTGTTGATATTAGTAAAGAAACTATAGAaccatatattaatatgctCCAAATTGTAGAGCATATATACCCAGATTTGGCCCCCGCATTAACAGCCATTGCAGAAAAATTAGAATCTTTTAATTACCCTATACCCCATGCAGAATGGGTTAAGCTAGTAAACAAAGAAAGTGATGATGAGGAAGCATCTGTCTTCTTTATTGATGGATATGATATTGATGTAGATAATGTACAAAAATTCAAAGTATGTGATAATAACTCAGTTTTATGCACATATTGGTTATTGTATCATAAAATATCTGTATACTGCTTATTACATgacaaaaaagaatatagtTATTATCTTGAATCTATTActaattatacaaaaaattatttaaattgtagAAATTGTATTAGTCATTTTCTTAAAGCTCAGAAATTTTGTCATTATGGTTTTTGCAATATTCACTCAGCAGAATcctttgttatatttttatggaGAATTCATAATTCCGTTACATTAAGGACTACATATGATCATATTATTTCCGATATACGTTTAGACCTTTTAAGCAAatcaaaacaaattaaatttttgcATAAAGATATTGTTTTCCCCTCAGAAAAGCAATGCAATTATTGTAGAAATAATATCGGATTTACAAAAGTCACACCAAATAGAATAAATGAAATGCTAAATGATGTTCCATATTCTAGTAAAGATTTCGATGCAGTTGAtgcttttaatattatgtatatactaCAATATTTGGTTGAGATATATTCATAG
- a CDS encoding queuine tRNA-ribosyltransferase, putative, translated as MKKIKCHFLLLCKLLNLLFFVIKNETKIVSNESIPKKIRNLPICTKKYNREESLNLCKIRDTLEINKNNKDNKCNINAFINSLIDVKHGKFLSKCDHKIIKTQKNKYSSSNDNYAWKYRKKKYTLFRIKTSYYDDVNNSSMTNCFDYPGFDFTILKENDQDSNNGDENKSRLGIIKTPHGEIETPNFLFCATKACMKSTPINFIKDSKTQIILSNTFHLLIQPKPHIIFQLGGLHKFMNWDGPILTDSGGYQLFSMTYGSVSDEIKRKSKIRTVDRVNNNMNNMKDNGANKYTHLDNISSTGKIKNGISTISNNGNSNVIIKINENGALYKSYFDGLPDILSPESSIQAQYLLGTDFSVVLDECTPYNVDKEYTEKSMHRSHRWYIRCLLEFYRANNMENYHDYLNIIYNKKYKTNNVWEKQEKKKQALYGIIQGGIYTDLRKKSCEVVCNLPFFGLCIGGCLGNNKEMMYGVIKQTMDFIRENCRNNNSKRKSKNKPIHLLGIGQIKDIFYGVKQGIDTFDCVIPTRLARHGYFLCKVKTINEVEKKLDRKIKKEYLKIKLNIFKLDNNPLEKDCNCYTCTNYTRAYLHHLFKIDDNLLGTLLTIHNVYYMNHLMQDIRQGIAQNNLNKVQEKWIQL; from the coding sequence atgaaaaaaataaaatgtcattttttgttgttGTGCAAACTCCTTAACCTTTTGTTctttgttataaaaaatgagaCTAAAATTGTAAGCAATGAAAGCATACCAAAGAAAATACGAAATTTGCCTATatgtacaaaaaaatacaacagAGAGGAATCATTAAATCTGTGTAAAATAAGGGACACATTagaaataaacaaaaataacaaaGATAATAAATGCAATATCAATGCATTCATAAATAGTTTAATTGATGTAAAACAtggaaaatttttatcaaaatgtGATCataagataataaaaacgcAGAAAAATAAGTACAGTAGCAGTAATGACAATTATGCTTGGAAATATCGGAAAAAAAAGTACACGCTATTTAGAATAAAAACGAGCTACTATGACGATGTCAATAATAGTAGTATGACCAATTGTTTTGATTACCCAGGTTTtgattttacaattttgaaGGAAAATGACCAAGATAGTAATAATGGCGATGAAAACAAAAGTAGGTtaggaataataaaaactcCGCATGGAGAAATAGAAACCCcaaactttttattttgtgcTACTAAAGCATGTATGAAATCAACtccaataaattttataaaagattcaaaaacacaaataattttgtcaAACACATTTCATTTGCTAATTCAGCCCAAACCGCATATAATCTTTCAACTTGGCGGTTTGCATAAGTTTATGAATTGGGATGGTCCAATTTTGACCGACTCAGGAGGATATCAACTTTTTAGTATGACATATGGATCTGTTTcagatgaaataaaaagaaaatctAAAATAAGAACTGTTGATAgggtaaataataatatgaataatatgaaGGATAATGGggcaaataaatatactcATTTAGATAATATATCCAGTAcaggaaaaataaaaaatgggatATCTACTATTTCAAACAATGGAAATAGTAatgtaattataaaaattaatgaaaatggtGCATTATATAAGTCTTATTTTGATGGCTTGCCTGATATATTATCCCCAGAAAGTTCTATCCAAGCTCAATATTTATTAGGCACAGATTTTTCCGTCGTTCTAGATGAGTGTACTCCTTATAATGTTGATAAAGAATACACAGAAAAATCGATGCATAGATCCCATAGATGGTATATTAGATGCTTATTAGAGTTTTATAGAGCTAATaatatggaaaattatcatgattatttaaacattatatataataaaaaatataaaaccaATAACGTTTGGGAAaaacaagaaaaaaaaaaacaagcaTTATATGGAATAATACAAGGAGGGATATATACAGATttacgaaaaaaaagttgtGAGGTAGTTTGTAATTTACCCTTTTTTGGATTGTGTATAGGAGGATGCTTAGGTAATAACAAAGAAATGATGTATGGTGTGATTAAACAAACAATGGATTTTATAAGAGAAAATTgcagaaataataatagcaaaAGAAAGAGTAAAAACAAACCTATACATTTATTAGGAATTGGGCAAATTAAAGATATTTTCTACGGAGTAAAACAGGGAATTGATACATTCGATTGTGTGATACCAACCAGGTTAGCAAGACATgggtattttttatgtaaagtAAAAACTATTAATgaagttgaaaaaaaacttgatagaaaaattaaaaaggaatatctcaaaataaaactaaatatattcaaactTGATAATAATCCTTTGGAGAAAGATTGTAACTGCTATACTTGTACAAATTATACAAGAGCATATTTACATCatctttttaaaattgatgataatttattagGGACATTATTAACTATACATaatgtttattatatgaatcaTTTAATGCAAGATATTCGACAAGGTATTGctcaaaataatttgaataaaGTACAGGAGAAATGGATACAGCTATAA